In a single window of the Elaeis guineensis isolate ETL-2024a chromosome 8, EG11, whole genome shotgun sequence genome:
- the LOC105050438 gene encoding kinesin-like protein KIN-14I isoform X3: MTVDNPPVTAQGARVSQSSLSSSNGNATPFHSSNGSAISLHGYAASENGDGYDSDGSYLAPPTPTTLSMSIPPELAGAIPLINRFQVEGFLKSMQKQMQSAGKRGFFSKKSVGLQVRERFTFEDMLCFQKDPIPTSLLKISSDLVNRSVKMFQIILKYMGIESSDKITILSLEERIELVAKLYKHTLKRSELRDELFAQISKQTRNNPDRSCLLKAWELMYLCASSMPPSKHIGAYLSEYVHHVSHGLNTDPEVQVLTLNTLNALKRSVKAGPRVTIPAREEIEALLTGKRLTTIVFFLDETFEEITYDMATTVADSVEELAGIIKLSVYSSFSLFECRKVVNGSKSPDVGNEEYIGLDDNQYIGDLLAEFKAAKDRSKGEILHYKLIFKKRLFRESDEAVADPMFVQLSYVQLQHDYILGNYPVGRDDAAQLSALQILVEIGFVDHPDTCGEWISLLERFLPRQIAMTRAKRDWEVDIISRYQLMEHMSKDDARQQFLRILRTLPYGNSVFFSVRKIDDPIGLLPGRIILGINKRGVHFFRPVPKEYLHSAELRDIMQFGSSNTAVFFKIRVAGVLQIFQFETKQGEEICVALQTHINDVMLRRYSKARSASGGATHGDFSQTVKPPSMDVYEKRVQELSRAVEESQKNADRVSNLVFEELHAKQKQELEMQEELQGLENTLQSERQKLQEVINDRDKLKALCSEKDSALQAVLVDKSSLEAMLTKLSTGGQLLVENNTKRECLSGSDYTGGDGLVMKGTRNNCSDTEKSVTEKSFEDERRKLKLHIKELEQKFESMSQALNAAESTLAMRNAERDALQNNLKELEELREFKEDIDRKNEQTAEILKKQGAQLVELEALYKEEQILRKRYYNMIEDMKGKIRVYCRLRPLNEKEIALKEKNVIISVDEFTVAHPWKDDKSKQHIYDHVFDQTVSQEEVFEDTKYLVQSAVDGYNVCIFAYGQTGSGKTFTIYGSESQPGLTARATAELFKVMKRDSSKYSFSLKVYMVELYQDNLVDLLLPKYAKRSKLDIKKDSKGMVTIENVTIVQISSFEELRTIISRGSEQRHTAETQMNDQSSRSHLILSIIIESTNLQTQSLARGKLSFVDLAGSERVKKSGSAGKQLKEAQSINKSLSALADVIGALSSDGQHIPYRNHKLTMLMSDSIGGNAKTLMFVNVSPAESNLDETYNSLMYASRVRCIVNDPSKNVSSKEVVRLKKLLAYWKEQAGKRGDDEEVEDIQDVRHLPERTDGRLST; encoded by the exons ATGACAGTAGATAATCCGCCTGTGACAGCCCAAGGCGCTAGGGTGAGCCAATCTTCCTTGAGCTCCAGCAATGGCAATGCCACCCCTTTCCACTCCAGTAATGGCAGTGCCATCTCCTTGCATGGCTATGCTGCCAGTGAGAATGGTGATGGATATGACAGTGATGGTTCCTACTTGGCTCCCCC TACCCCAACAACCTTGTCAATGTCTATTCCACCTGAGCTTGCTGGTGCTATCCCTTTGATCAACAGATTCCAG GTTGAGGgatttttgaaatccatgcaaAAACAAATGCAATCTGCTGGGAAACGAgggtttttctcaaaaaaatctgtAGGCCTTCAAGTTCGTGAAAGGTTTACATTTGAGGATATGCTGTGTTTCCAGAAG GATCCTATCCCAACTTCTTTGCTTAAAATCAGCAGTGATCTGGTAAACCGTTCCGTCAAAATGTTTCAGATTATTCTAAAGTACATGGGAATTGAGTCATCAGACAAAATAACTATATTGAGCCTGGAAGAGCGGATTGAGCTCGTTGCAAAGCTTTACAAACACACTCTGAAGCGTTCTGAGCTTCGAGATGAGCTTTTTGCACAGATATCAAAGCAAACACGTAATAACCCTGACAG GAGCTGCTTGTTAAAGGCATGGGAGCTTATGTATTTATGTGCATCTTCCATGCCTCCAAGCAAGCATATAGGGGCATATCTATCAGAGTATGTGCACCATGTATCTCATGGGCTGAACACTGACCCCGAAGTCCAAGTCCTCACACTGAACACGTTGAATGCTTTAAAACGCTCTGTCAAGGCAGGACCTAGAGTTACAATTCCTGCACGTGAGGAGATTGAAGCTCTACTGACTGGGAAAAGGCTCACAACAATAGTATTTTTCCTTGACGAAACTTTCGAAGAAATCACATATGACATGGCAACAACTGTTGCTGATTCTGTAGAG GAGCTTGCTGGGATCATCAAACTCTCAGTGTACTCCAGTTTCAGCTTATTTGAGTGCCGGAAAGTTGTTAATGGTTCAAAGTCTCCTGATGTTGGCAatg AGGAATATATAGGATTAGATGATAACCAATATATTGGTGATTTGCTGGCGGAATTTAAGGCAGCTAAAGACCGCAGTAAAGGGGAGATCCTCCATTACAAGCTAATATTTAAGAAACGGCTATTCCGGGAATCAGATGAAGCTGTAGCAGATCCAATGTTTGTCCAGCTGTCGTATGTGCAG TTACAACATGATTATATTTTGGGAAATTACCCTGTTGGGAGGGATGATGCTGCGCAACTGTCTGCTTTGCAAATTTTGGTCGAGATAGGATTTGTTGACCATCCTGATACATGTGG TGAATGGATATCGCTTCTTGAAAGGTTTTTACCTAGACAAATAGCAATGACACGAGCAAAGAGGGACTGGGAGGTTGACATTATCTCTCGTTATCAGTTAATG GAACACATGTCAAAGGATGATGCAAGACAACAATTCCTTCGAATCTTGAGGACCCTACCTTATGGGAACTCAGTTTTCTTTAGTGTGCGGAAGATAGATGATCCAATTGGTCTTTTACCTGGCCGGATCATTTTAGGCATCAACAAGCGTGGG GTTCATTTTTTCCGCCCAGTTCCTAAAGAATACTTACACTCTGCAGAGCTTAGAGATATCATGCAATTTGGTAGCAGCAACACTGCTGTTTTTTTTAAGATCAGAGTTGCTGGTGTTCTTCAAATTTTCCAGTTTGAAACTAAGCAG GGTGAGGAAATATGTGTTGCTCTTCAAACACATATAAATGATGTAATGCTACGTAGATACTCGAAAGCACGTTCTGCTTCAGGTGGAGCTACTCATGGTGATTTCTCTCAAACAGTCAAGCCACCAAGCATGGATGTATATGAAAAACGTGTGCAAGAGTTGTCCAGAGCTGTTGAAGAATCTCAGAAAAATGCAGATCGAGTTAGTAATCTG gtgtttgaagaattgcatgCAAAACAGAAGCAAGAATTGGAGATGCAGGAGGAATTGCAAGGGCTGGAAAATACTTTGCAGTCTGAGAGACAAAAACTACAAGAAGTCATAAATGACCGTGATAAACTTAAAGCACTATGTAGCGAAAAGGATTCTGCTTTGCAG GCCGTGTTAGTGGACAAAAGTAGCTTGGAGGCCATGCTGACAAAGCTGAGCACTGGAGGGCAACTTTTAGTAGAGAATAATACCAAGAGGGAGTGTTTATCTGGATCTGATTATACTGGAGGAGATGGTTTGGTCATGAAGGGTACAAGGAATAACTGTAGTGATACAGAG AAGAGTGTAACTGAAAAGAGCTTCGAAGATGAACGTAGAAAACTCAAATTGCATATTAAAGAATTAGAGCAAAAGTTTGAAAGTATGTCACAAGCTTTAAATGCTGCTGAATCTACTCTTGCAATGAGAAATGCTGAACGGGATGCATTACAAAACAATCTAAAAGAGTTGGAAGAATTGCGGGAATTTAAAGAG GATATTGATAGGAAGAATGAACAAACAGCTGAAATTTTGAAAAAACAAGGTGCACAATTGGTTGAACTAGAAGCACTTTATAAGGAGGAGCAAATTTTACGAAAGCGTTATTATAATATGATTGAAG ATATGAAGGGCAAGATAAGAGTCTACTGTCGTTTGCGCCCtctaaatgagaaggagattgcATTAAAGGAGAAGAATGTTATCATCAGTGTTGATGAATTTACAGTTGCACATCCTTGgaaagatgataaatcgaagcaACATATTTATGACCATGTCTTTGATCAAACTGTTTCTCaggaagaagtttttgaagataCCAAG TATCTGGTGCAATCAGCTGTTGATGGATATAATGTGTGTATATTTGCATATGGTCAAACTGGTTCTGGGAAGACTTTTACAATTTATGGTTCAGAAAGTCAACCTGGACTTACCGCAAGAGCAACGGCCGAACTTTTTAAAGTGATGAAACGTGATAGCAGCAAGTATTCATTTTCTTTaaag GTGTATATGGTAGAACTGTATCAAGATAATTTGGTAGACCTCTTATTGCCAAAATATGCAAAGCGTTCAAAGTTAGATATTAAAAAGGACTCAAAG GGCATGGTGACTATAGAGAATGTGACAATTGTCCAAATTTCAAGCTTTGAAGAACTAAGGACTATTATTTCCAGAGGATCTGAGCAAAGGCATACTGCAGAAACTCAGATGAATGATCAAAGTTCGAGATCACATCTGATACTTTCAATTATTATCGAGAGCACCAATCTACAAACTCAATCTCTTGCCAGAGGAAAG CTTAGTTTCGTAGATCTTGCTGGTTCTGAGAGGGTAAAGAAGTCAGGTTCTGCAGGAAAGCAACTGAAAGAAGCCCAAAGCATCAATAAATCCCTGTCAGCTCTTGCAGATGTCATTGGTGCTTTGTCTTCTGATGGACAACATATACCATACAGGAATCATAAATTGACAATGCTCATGAGTGACTCTATTGGGGGCAATGCTAAAACTCTTATGTTTGTGAATGTATCTCCAGCAGAGTCAAACTTGGATGAAACTTACAATTCTCTAAT GTATGCATCAAGGGTGAGGTGTATTGTCAATGATCCGAG
- the LOC105050438 gene encoding kinesin-like protein KIN-14I isoform X2, whose amino-acid sequence MTVDNPPVTAQGARVSQSSLSSSNGNATPFHSSNGSAISLHGYAASENGDGYDSDGSYLAPPTPTTLSMSIPPELAGAIPLINRFQVEGFLKSMQKQMQSAGKRGFFSKKSVGLQVRERFTFEDMLCFQKDPIPTSLLKISSDLVNRSVKMFQIILKYMGIESSDKITILSLEERIELVAKLYKHTLKRSELRDELFAQISKQTRNNPDRSCLLKAWELMYLCASSMPPSKHIGAYLSEYVHHVSHGLNTDPEVQVLTLNTLNALKRSVKAGPRVTIPAREEIEALLTGKRLTTIVFFLDETFEEITYDMATTVADSVEELAGIIKLSVYSSFSLFECRKVVNGSKSPDVGNEEYIGLDDNQYIGDLLAEFKAAKDRSKGEILHYKLIFKKRLFRESDEAVADPMFVQLSYVQLQHDYILGNYPVGRDDAAQLSALQILVEIGFVDHPDTCGEWISLLERFLPRQIAMTRAKRDWEVDIISRYQLMEHMSKDDARQQFLRILRTLPYGNSVFFSVRKIDDPIGLLPGRIILGINKRGVHFFRPVPKEYLHSAELRDIMQFGSSNTAVFFKIRVAGVLQIFQFETKQGEEICVALQTHINDVMLRRYSKARSASGGATHGDFSQTVKPPSMDVYEKRVQELSRAVEESQKNADRVFEELHAKQKQELEMQEELQGLENTLQSERQKLQEVINDRDKLKALCSEKDSALQAVLVDKSSLEAMLTKLSTGGQLLVENNTKRECLSGSDYTGGDGLVMKGTRNNCSDTETLSKIQEELRQCREELHASNETSRMLLKEKSLLEQKIQLLVKKNNEKSVTEKSFEDERRKLKLHIKELEQKFESMSQALNAAESTLAMRNAERDALQNNLKELEELREFKEDIDRKNEQTAEILKKQGAQLVELEALYKEEQILRKRYYNMIEDMKGKIRVYCRLRPLNEKEIALKEKNVIISVDEFTVAHPWKDDKSKQHIYDHVFDQTVSQEEVFEDTKYLVQSAVDGYNVCIFAYGQTGSGKTFTIYGSESQPGLTARATAELFKVMKRDSSKYSFSLKVYMVELYQDNLVDLLLPKYAKRSKLDIKKDSKGMVTIENVTIVQISSFEELRTIISRGSEQRHTAETQMNDQSSRSHLILSIIIESTNLQTQSLARGKLSFVDLAGSERVKKSGSAGKQLKEAQSINKSLSALADVIGALSSDGQHIPYRNHKLTMLMSDSIGGNAKTLMFVNVSPAESNLDETYNSLMYASRVRCIVNDPSKNVSSKEVVRLKKLLAYWKEQAGKRGDDEEVEDIQDVRHLPERTDGRLST is encoded by the exons ATGACAGTAGATAATCCGCCTGTGACAGCCCAAGGCGCTAGGGTGAGCCAATCTTCCTTGAGCTCCAGCAATGGCAATGCCACCCCTTTCCACTCCAGTAATGGCAGTGCCATCTCCTTGCATGGCTATGCTGCCAGTGAGAATGGTGATGGATATGACAGTGATGGTTCCTACTTGGCTCCCCC TACCCCAACAACCTTGTCAATGTCTATTCCACCTGAGCTTGCTGGTGCTATCCCTTTGATCAACAGATTCCAG GTTGAGGgatttttgaaatccatgcaaAAACAAATGCAATCTGCTGGGAAACGAgggtttttctcaaaaaaatctgtAGGCCTTCAAGTTCGTGAAAGGTTTACATTTGAGGATATGCTGTGTTTCCAGAAG GATCCTATCCCAACTTCTTTGCTTAAAATCAGCAGTGATCTGGTAAACCGTTCCGTCAAAATGTTTCAGATTATTCTAAAGTACATGGGAATTGAGTCATCAGACAAAATAACTATATTGAGCCTGGAAGAGCGGATTGAGCTCGTTGCAAAGCTTTACAAACACACTCTGAAGCGTTCTGAGCTTCGAGATGAGCTTTTTGCACAGATATCAAAGCAAACACGTAATAACCCTGACAG GAGCTGCTTGTTAAAGGCATGGGAGCTTATGTATTTATGTGCATCTTCCATGCCTCCAAGCAAGCATATAGGGGCATATCTATCAGAGTATGTGCACCATGTATCTCATGGGCTGAACACTGACCCCGAAGTCCAAGTCCTCACACTGAACACGTTGAATGCTTTAAAACGCTCTGTCAAGGCAGGACCTAGAGTTACAATTCCTGCACGTGAGGAGATTGAAGCTCTACTGACTGGGAAAAGGCTCACAACAATAGTATTTTTCCTTGACGAAACTTTCGAAGAAATCACATATGACATGGCAACAACTGTTGCTGATTCTGTAGAG GAGCTTGCTGGGATCATCAAACTCTCAGTGTACTCCAGTTTCAGCTTATTTGAGTGCCGGAAAGTTGTTAATGGTTCAAAGTCTCCTGATGTTGGCAatg AGGAATATATAGGATTAGATGATAACCAATATATTGGTGATTTGCTGGCGGAATTTAAGGCAGCTAAAGACCGCAGTAAAGGGGAGATCCTCCATTACAAGCTAATATTTAAGAAACGGCTATTCCGGGAATCAGATGAAGCTGTAGCAGATCCAATGTTTGTCCAGCTGTCGTATGTGCAG TTACAACATGATTATATTTTGGGAAATTACCCTGTTGGGAGGGATGATGCTGCGCAACTGTCTGCTTTGCAAATTTTGGTCGAGATAGGATTTGTTGACCATCCTGATACATGTGG TGAATGGATATCGCTTCTTGAAAGGTTTTTACCTAGACAAATAGCAATGACACGAGCAAAGAGGGACTGGGAGGTTGACATTATCTCTCGTTATCAGTTAATG GAACACATGTCAAAGGATGATGCAAGACAACAATTCCTTCGAATCTTGAGGACCCTACCTTATGGGAACTCAGTTTTCTTTAGTGTGCGGAAGATAGATGATCCAATTGGTCTTTTACCTGGCCGGATCATTTTAGGCATCAACAAGCGTGGG GTTCATTTTTTCCGCCCAGTTCCTAAAGAATACTTACACTCTGCAGAGCTTAGAGATATCATGCAATTTGGTAGCAGCAACACTGCTGTTTTTTTTAAGATCAGAGTTGCTGGTGTTCTTCAAATTTTCCAGTTTGAAACTAAGCAG GGTGAGGAAATATGTGTTGCTCTTCAAACACATATAAATGATGTAATGCTACGTAGATACTCGAAAGCACGTTCTGCTTCAGGTGGAGCTACTCATGGTGATTTCTCTCAAACAGTCAAGCCACCAAGCATGGATGTATATGAAAAACGTGTGCAAGAGTTGTCCAGAGCTGTTGAAGAATCTCAGAAAAATGCAGATCGA gtgtttgaagaattgcatgCAAAACAGAAGCAAGAATTGGAGATGCAGGAGGAATTGCAAGGGCTGGAAAATACTTTGCAGTCTGAGAGACAAAAACTACAAGAAGTCATAAATGACCGTGATAAACTTAAAGCACTATGTAGCGAAAAGGATTCTGCTTTGCAG GCCGTGTTAGTGGACAAAAGTAGCTTGGAGGCCATGCTGACAAAGCTGAGCACTGGAGGGCAACTTTTAGTAGAGAATAATACCAAGAGGGAGTGTTTATCTGGATCTGATTATACTGGAGGAGATGGTTTGGTCATGAAGGGTACAAGGAATAACTGTAGTGATACAGAG ACATTAAGCAAAATTCAAGAGGAGTTAAGGCAATGTAGAGAAGAGCTTCATGCATCAAATGAAACTTCTAGAATGCTGTTGAAGGAAAAGTCTTTGCTTGAACAGAAGATCCAACTGCTTGTGAAAAAGAATAATGAG AAGAGTGTAACTGAAAAGAGCTTCGAAGATGAACGTAGAAAACTCAAATTGCATATTAAAGAATTAGAGCAAAAGTTTGAAAGTATGTCACAAGCTTTAAATGCTGCTGAATCTACTCTTGCAATGAGAAATGCTGAACGGGATGCATTACAAAACAATCTAAAAGAGTTGGAAGAATTGCGGGAATTTAAAGAG GATATTGATAGGAAGAATGAACAAACAGCTGAAATTTTGAAAAAACAAGGTGCACAATTGGTTGAACTAGAAGCACTTTATAAGGAGGAGCAAATTTTACGAAAGCGTTATTATAATATGATTGAAG ATATGAAGGGCAAGATAAGAGTCTACTGTCGTTTGCGCCCtctaaatgagaaggagattgcATTAAAGGAGAAGAATGTTATCATCAGTGTTGATGAATTTACAGTTGCACATCCTTGgaaagatgataaatcgaagcaACATATTTATGACCATGTCTTTGATCAAACTGTTTCTCaggaagaagtttttgaagataCCAAG TATCTGGTGCAATCAGCTGTTGATGGATATAATGTGTGTATATTTGCATATGGTCAAACTGGTTCTGGGAAGACTTTTACAATTTATGGTTCAGAAAGTCAACCTGGACTTACCGCAAGAGCAACGGCCGAACTTTTTAAAGTGATGAAACGTGATAGCAGCAAGTATTCATTTTCTTTaaag GTGTATATGGTAGAACTGTATCAAGATAATTTGGTAGACCTCTTATTGCCAAAATATGCAAAGCGTTCAAAGTTAGATATTAAAAAGGACTCAAAG GGCATGGTGACTATAGAGAATGTGACAATTGTCCAAATTTCAAGCTTTGAAGAACTAAGGACTATTATTTCCAGAGGATCTGAGCAAAGGCATACTGCAGAAACTCAGATGAATGATCAAAGTTCGAGATCACATCTGATACTTTCAATTATTATCGAGAGCACCAATCTACAAACTCAATCTCTTGCCAGAGGAAAG CTTAGTTTCGTAGATCTTGCTGGTTCTGAGAGGGTAAAGAAGTCAGGTTCTGCAGGAAAGCAACTGAAAGAAGCCCAAAGCATCAATAAATCCCTGTCAGCTCTTGCAGATGTCATTGGTGCTTTGTCTTCTGATGGACAACATATACCATACAGGAATCATAAATTGACAATGCTCATGAGTGACTCTATTGGGGGCAATGCTAAAACTCTTATGTTTGTGAATGTATCTCCAGCAGAGTCAAACTTGGATGAAACTTACAATTCTCTAAT GTATGCATCAAGGGTGAGGTGTATTGTCAATGATCCGAG